A single window of Deltaproteobacteria bacterium DNA harbors:
- a CDS encoding HNH endonuclease: MEQVLLLNITYEPLKIINWKKAITLSMLGKVEVLEEYGREIHSVSFTIKLPSVVRLLRMVKKPKNAVKFSRQNIYARDKYQCQYCGRKLPVEELSYDHVIPKSRGGRTLWTNIVTSCMDCNRRKGGRTPNEANMTLIRQPARPTWLPSLRITIGFREVPTSWRDYLYWNVELME; this comes from the coding sequence ATGGAACAGGTCTTGCTTTTGAACATCACCTATGAGCCTCTCAAGATCATCAACTGGAAGAAGGCGATCACCCTCTCCATGCTGGGCAAGGTGGAGGTGCTTGAGGAATACGGGAGGGAGATCCATTCGGTCAGTTTTACCATCAAACTGCCGTCCGTGGTCCGGCTCCTCAGGATGGTCAAGAAGCCGAAAAACGCCGTGAAATTCTCAAGGCAGAATATATACGCCAGGGACAAATACCAGTGCCAGTATTGCGGCCGCAAACTCCCTGTGGAAGAGTTGAGCTACGATCATGTGATCCCCAAGTCCCGGGGAGGGAGGACCCTCTGGACCAATATCGTCACCTCCTGCATGGACTGCAACCGGAGAAAGGGGGGCCGCACCCCAAATGAAGCCAATATGACCCTGATCCGCCAGCCTGCCAGGCCCACATGGCTCCCCTCTCTCAGGATCACCATCGGGTTCAGGGAGGTCCCCACATCGTGGCGGGATTACCTCTACTGGAATGTTGAACTGATGGAATAA
- a CDS encoding HIT family protein — MDECIFCKIVKGEIPSFKVYEDEKVLAFEDINPISPGHTLIIPRRHARDLWEISDDDLTAIHLASKKVIQGIGKVLNPSGVACVQLNGPGANQVVLHYHLHLVPRVPGGPELPVAAWDLKPGDMEAIKGTAAKIAAAIKQSL; from the coding sequence ATGGACGAGTGTATCTTCTGCAAAATTGTGAAGGGCGAGATCCCCAGCTTCAAGGTGTATGAGGATGAGAAGGTCCTGGCCTTTGAGGACATCAATCCGATCTCACCCGGTCACACCCTCATCATTCCCAGGAGACACGCCAGAGATCTGTGGGAGATTTCAGACGATGACCTGACGGCCATTCATCTGGCATCCAAAAAGGTGATTCAGGGGATAGGGAAGGTCCTGAATCCTTCAGGGGTGGCCTGCGTTCAATTGAACGGCCCCGGTGCCAACCAGGTGGTGTTGCACTATCACCTTCACCTGGTCCCCAGGGTCCCCGGAGGACCTGAGCTTCCTGTGGCAGCCTGGGACCTTAAACCGGGCGACATGGAGGCGATCAAAGGGACTGCGGCCAAAATTGCCGCGGCCATCAAACAGTCCCTATAA